In Chryseobacterium gleum, a single genomic region encodes these proteins:
- the traM gene encoding conjugative transposon protein TraM, protein MEEKENKRISLIVDEDSTENPESSSSKNDKLKKPIIFGLMAIVFIACLYLIFKPKNSGEENKDKGLKNAVPEATDKGLQADKQKAYEKEMVEEREAAKRNSLMSLSDYWSGADTSVNAETPVSKVIAGSSGGYGMSGAQNSSLSSYQNAQQTLGSFYRDDDREKLALRKQVDELKDKLSEKDVPQAPTYKDQLALMEKSYEMASRYLPSANGGPASRTVNVGQNMDSTAVKTTALPGKKGKTESLKVLKKSVVSALYREEDASEILNGIGDRNMGFITPGQVVQSDVVRNSIRAMVMETKTLSGDGSLKLRLSENATIGGHYVPKGTELVADTKFQGNRLQLKISAVEVSGNIVPVEILVYGTDGQLGLLVPRTDEINAAGEIAANMSQSSGMNISMSRSAGQQVASDLSRGLIQGVSGFFSKKLRAVKVTVRSGHPVLLLTKK, encoded by the coding sequence ATGGAAGAGAAAGAGAATAAGAGGATCAGTTTAATTGTGGATGAAGATTCTACAGAAAATCCGGAAAGTAGTTCCTCAAAAAATGATAAGCTTAAAAAGCCCATCATCTTTGGCCTGATGGCCATTGTTTTCATCGCCTGTCTTTACTTAATATTTAAGCCTAAAAATAGTGGTGAGGAAAATAAAGACAAAGGTTTAAAAAATGCCGTACCCGAGGCAACGGATAAAGGACTGCAGGCCGATAAACAAAAGGCATATGAAAAAGAGATGGTTGAGGAAAGGGAAGCGGCAAAGCGTAATTCCCTGATGTCTTTGTCAGATTATTGGAGTGGTGCAGACACATCGGTTAACGCTGAAACTCCAGTTTCGAAGGTTATTGCAGGAAGCTCAGGGGGATATGGGATGAGCGGTGCACAGAATAGTTCGTTGAGCAGTTATCAGAATGCGCAGCAAACGCTTGGCTCGTTTTACAGGGATGATGACCGTGAGAAATTGGCACTTCGTAAACAGGTAGATGAACTCAAAGATAAGCTTTCAGAAAAAGATGTCCCGCAGGCACCTACCTATAAGGATCAGCTCGCATTAATGGAAAAATCATACGAAATGGCTTCGCGCTATCTTCCGTCAGCAAATGGTGGACCCGCAAGCCGTACGGTGAATGTTGGACAGAATATGGATTCAACTGCAGTTAAAACAACTGCTTTACCAGGCAAAAAAGGGAAAACCGAAAGTTTGAAGGTGCTGAAAAAGAGTGTCGTCTCAGCCCTCTATCGGGAAGAGGACGCATCGGAGATTTTAAATGGGATCGGAGATCGTAACATGGGTTTTATAACGCCAGGACAAGTTGTTCAAAGCGATGTTGTCAGGAACAGCATACGTGCAATGGTAATGGAAACAAAAACATTATCAGGCGACGGGTCTCTAAAGTTGAGGTTATCCGAAAATGCAACTATTGGCGGTCATTATGTTCCCAAAGGAACCGAACTGGTTGCCGATACCAAATTTCAGGGAAACAGGTTACAGCTAAAGATCAGCGCAGTTGAAGTATCCGGAAATATAGTTCCGGTTGAGATTCTAGTCTATGGCACGGACGGTCAGCTTGGGCTCCTTGTCCCACGAACAGATGAGATCAATGCCGCAGGAGAAATAGCGGCTAACATGAGCCAAAGTTCAGGAATGAATATTTCGATGTCACGTTCTGCGGGCCAGCAGGTTGCCAGTGATCTGAGCCGGGGCCTGATACAGGGAGTTTCCGGCTTTTTTTCTAAGAAGCTGAGAGCTGTTAAGGTAACAGTGAGATCAGGGCATCCGGTACTCCTGTTGACAAAAAAGTAA
- the traN gene encoding conjugative transposon protein TraN, whose amino-acid sequence MMSIKNTLMILLFVGLFIKTFGQQSLEAGRVEPYRLEVTYNKTCHLIFPVAIRYTDLGSNYLIAEKAEDAQNVLRIKAAIKDFAEETNFSVITEDGQFYSFNVIYNADPYTLSYDLKKMKTDVEREEGRNVQFEELGFNPPSLTEIVLKTIYQQNKRYVRHIAARSYGIQSILKGIYVHNGKFYFHLEVKNRSNVPFVVDFCTYKIVDKQIAKRTVSQEKQLVPVRQYPGLEVISDNSIAGNVILLDQFTITDEQVLRIEIFERNGARNQVLEIENSDLVAAKPVSEMKIKVTQ is encoded by the coding sequence ATGATGTCAATCAAAAATACACTTATGATCCTGCTTTTTGTAGGACTGTTCATCAAGACCTTTGGACAACAGTCTCTTGAAGCGGGAAGGGTCGAACCTTATAGGCTGGAAGTTACCTATAATAAAACCTGCCACCTGATTTTTCCGGTAGCGATCAGGTACACAGACCTGGGATCGAATTATCTGATTGCGGAAAAAGCTGAGGATGCGCAGAACGTCCTGCGTATAAAGGCCGCGATTAAGGACTTTGCAGAGGAAACCAATTTCAGCGTGATCACAGAGGATGGGCAATTTTATAGCTTTAATGTTATTTATAATGCTGATCCTTATACGTTGAGTTATGATCTAAAGAAAATGAAAACTGATGTTGAGCGTGAGGAAGGAAGAAACGTTCAGTTTGAAGAGCTCGGTTTTAATCCACCATCTTTAACAGAAATTGTACTGAAAACCATCTATCAGCAAAATAAAAGATATGTACGGCATATCGCTGCCAGATCCTATGGCATTCAGTCAATTCTTAAGGGAATCTATGTCCACAATGGAAAGTTTTATTTTCATCTTGAAGTGAAGAACAGATCCAATGTACCTTTTGTCGTTGACTTCTGTACCTACAAAATTGTGGATAAACAGATTGCGAAAAGAACAGTATCTCAGGAAAAGCAATTGGTTCCGGTAAGGCAATATCCCGGTCTTGAAGTAATCTCGGATAATTCAATCGCTGGCAACGTCATACTTCTGGATCAGTTCACAATCACCGATGAACAGGTGCTAAGAATTGAAATTTTTGAAAGGAATGGCGCAAGGAATCAGGTTCTGGAAATTGAAAATTCGGATCTGGTTGCCGCGAAGCCCGTATCTGAAATGAAGATTAAAGTCACTCAATAA
- a CDS encoding conjugal transfer protein TraO encodes MKKYIIFLVLAILSIKLHAQRMVYKQKSLEINTGLLNTERVGKNFYLNLTLNSFAKHGNYWIWGVEYQRKTVGYKNWEIPLEDFIGEVGYSVKLLSDSRKFITLNGGVTGVLGYESVNRGDSLLLDGGLLKSNNGFVFGSSGRLSLETYLSDRIVFMLQGRIRVLWGTDLERFRPSTGVGLRFNF; translated from the coding sequence ATGAAAAAATATATCATCTTTTTGGTACTGGCGATTTTGAGCATCAAATTACATGCACAGAGAATGGTCTATAAACAGAAATCTTTGGAAATTAATACGGGACTTCTAAATACAGAAAGGGTAGGCAAAAATTTCTATCTAAATCTGACACTGAACAGTTTTGCGAAACATGGCAACTATTGGATCTGGGGAGTGGAATATCAAAGAAAGACCGTAGGCTACAAAAATTGGGAAATTCCTTTAGAAGACTTCATCGGAGAGGTTGGTTATAGTGTTAAGCTTCTCTCGGATTCAAGAAAATTTATTACGCTGAATGGAGGTGTAACTGGAGTTCTGGGCTATGAATCTGTCAATAGGGGAGACAGTCTCCTTTTGGATGGGGGGCTTCTAAAAAGTAATAATGGATTTGTTTTTGGGAGCAGCGGGAGATTGTCGCTCGAGACATACCTTTCAGACCGGATTGTTTTTATGCTGCAAGGTCGCATAAGGGTGCTTTGGGGAACAGATCTTGAGCGGTTCAGACCTTCAACGGGTGTCGGTTTACGTTTTAACTTTTGA
- a CDS encoding DUF3872 domain-containing protein encodes MKNLINKWKMSIGTLFLGFIAMLGITLLSGCDKEVLDVQEVFPFEVKVMPVPKEIGIGETVEIRFSIISNGNYTGNTYRIRYFQNDGQGILNYSGYKPYLPNDLYPLAEKEFRLYYTSQSLVSQQFDVWIVDSFGNEKQISFQFNNKKLGPIIIGPVR; translated from the coding sequence ATGAAAAATTTAATTAATAAGTGGAAAATGTCGATAGGAACGCTTTTTCTAGGCTTTATTGCTATGCTGGGAATTACGTTACTTTCCGGATGTGATAAAGAGGTTTTGGATGTACAGGAAGTTTTCCCTTTTGAGGTGAAGGTGATGCCAGTACCAAAGGAAATCGGAATAGGTGAAACTGTTGAGATCAGATTTTCTATCATTTCAAACGGAAATTATACAGGTAATACCTACCGGATACGTTATTTTCAGAACGATGGACAGGGCATTTTAAATTATTCAGGTTATAAACCTTATTTACCGAACGATCTTTATCCCTTGGCCGAGAAAGAATTTCGCTTGTATTATACCTCCCAATCTTTAGTTTCACAACAATTTGATGTGTGGATAGTAGACAGTTTTGGTAATGAAAAGCAAATTTCTTTTCAATTTAACAACAAAAAATTGGGTCCGATCATTATCGGTCCGGTTAGATAA
- a CDS encoding helix-turn-helix domain-containing protein: MNFYIVSLLDAMAEQNLSIFCDLNFVKSAGFFSDLHEISNRFKVVTDFYFSFLKKLNFISNEASIANHLGYYNFTEPNIYERPVNEILRALSHKKLLFKDVIPVQTRYTDKDNMHLVVGLYRIENIKKSFLHIVDLCLPKSEIKNIPSEVTYVKDLLDSYISDEKQTLRTFIEKKGYNYNHFQRDCKVCFGDSFYSFWLKKKMIEAVQDIVFTKMSLKQVAFKNRFLDYQNMYKAFIRHGIGLTTIPRLANL; encoded by the coding sequence ATGAATTTTTATATTGTTTCATTATTGGACGCTATGGCGGAGCAAAACTTATCTATATTTTGCGATCTTAATTTCGTAAAATCTGCTGGATTTTTCTCAGACCTACATGAAATTTCCAATCGTTTCAAAGTGGTTACAGATTTTTATTTCTCCTTTTTAAAAAAACTAAATTTTATATCGAACGAAGCTTCTATTGCAAATCATTTGGGTTATTATAATTTTACAGAGCCTAATATATATGAGCGGCCAGTAAACGAAATCTTGCGCGCCCTTAGTCATAAAAAACTGCTGTTTAAAGATGTAATACCAGTTCAAACAAGATATACAGATAAGGATAATATGCATTTAGTTGTAGGTTTATACCGGATAGAGAATATTAAGAAAAGCTTTTTGCACATAGTAGATTTATGCCTACCTAAAAGCGAAATAAAAAATATCCCATCTGAGGTAACCTATGTTAAGGACTTACTTGATTCTTACATTTCTGATGAAAAGCAGACATTGAGAACATTTATAGAAAAAAAAGGATATAATTACAATCATTTCCAACGGGACTGCAAAGTATGTTTTGGGGATTCCTTTTATAGCTTCTGGTTAAAAAAGAAGATGATAGAGGCTGTTCAGGATATTGTTTTCACGAAGATGAGCTTAAAGCAGGTTGCATTCAAAAATAGATTTCTTGACTATCAGAATATGTACAAGGCTTTCATTCGTCACGGAATTGGTTTGACAACAATTCCTCGATTAGCTAATTTATAA
- a CDS encoding MauE/DoxX family redox-associated membrane protein, which translates to MIMIGFVKKYFVKTVSILLALLFVYAAGSKLLDFENFQVQLAQSPLLSAYAGVVSYSIITIEFIVAILLCLQNTRLLGLYLSLGLMAAFTIYIYIILTYSEFVPCSCGGILEKMGWTGHLIFNICVVILTAVAIFLLERNRETMITRILSFSAGTVIVSCLVVVMMFLSSENIIKKENNFTRRFLQHPIFEDKVYNLGVNSYYFAGITNGKIYLGNLTTPLFITEIDTGFAAMRRTKITLDNLDHTFRNVQLKVKYPYYYLFDGNVPVIYRGKLGDSTANTISNGDAYFNQLIVLDSMKFGIRTQKRSDNHYTFASLDLNGDPKLSLKTEILKKQIDGVFDVDGSLNYDPVNDKIVYTYFYRNQFIVMDGDLSVKNRFNTIDTTSRANISVIRLSDGRNKMNAPSVSVNKSFALYGGLIFNRSNLKGKHEPSSSWKNSSIIDVYSTDEQHYIGSFYIRNREGKSMSSMICDGHYLYVLIGNELQRYRIRDGAFKFNIQRNQWFKEALADRDI; encoded by the coding sequence ATGATTATGATAGGCTTCGTAAAAAAATATTTTGTAAAAACGGTCAGCATTCTTTTGGCCTTACTTTTTGTATATGCTGCTGGAAGTAAGTTACTCGACTTTGAGAATTTTCAGGTGCAGCTTGCTCAATCCCCTTTATTAAGTGCGTATGCCGGTGTAGTCTCTTATAGCATCATAACCATTGAATTCATTGTAGCGATTTTGCTCTGTTTGCAAAATACTCGTTTATTGGGACTGTATCTATCGCTCGGCTTAATGGCCGCTTTTACAATTTACATTTATATTATCCTTACTTATAGTGAATTTGTCCCCTGCAGCTGCGGGGGAATTCTAGAAAAAATGGGATGGACAGGGCATCTGATCTTTAATATTTGCGTTGTTATATTAACTGCTGTTGCAATTTTCCTATTGGAGAGAAACAGGGAAACAATGATTACCAGAATATTATCCTTTTCGGCAGGAACAGTAATTGTCAGTTGTCTTGTTGTCGTTATGATGTTTCTTTCCTCGGAAAATATTATTAAAAAGGAAAATAACTTTACACGTCGTTTTTTGCAGCATCCAATTTTTGAAGATAAGGTTTATAATCTTGGCGTTAACTCCTATTATTTTGCGGGGATCACAAATGGTAAAATTTATCTTGGCAATTTGACGACACCATTATTTATCACTGAGATCGATACCGGGTTTGCTGCTATGCGCCGTACAAAGATTACTTTGGATAATTTAGATCATACCTTTAGAAATGTGCAGCTTAAGGTCAAGTATCCTTATTATTATTTGTTTGATGGAAATGTTCCGGTTATCTATAGAGGTAAACTGGGCGATTCAACAGCAAATACTATAAGCAATGGTGATGCATATTTCAATCAGCTAATTGTACTAGATTCGATGAAGTTCGGAATTCGTACGCAAAAACGTTCTGACAATCATTATACTTTTGCCTCTCTTGACCTTAATGGAGATCCAAAGTTATCTCTTAAGACTGAAATTTTAAAAAAGCAGATAGATGGTGTCTTTGATGTGGATGGGTCATTGAATTACGATCCTGTAAATGATAAAATTGTTTACACTTACTTTTATCGGAACCAGTTCATTGTGATGGATGGCGATTTAAGCGTTAAAAATAGGTTTAACACTATTGATACAACAAGCCGAGCTAATATCTCAGTAATCAGACTTTCCGATGGACGCAACAAGATGAATGCTCCATCGGTGAGTGTAAACAAAAGTTTTGCGCTATACGGTGGCTTAATCTTTAACCGTTCTAATCTTAAAGGGAAGCATGAACCATCAAGTTCATGGAAGAATTCATCTATTATTGATGTTTACAGTACAGACGAGCAACATTATATCGGAAGTTTTTATATACGCAATAGAGAAGGTAAATCTATGTCATCTATGATCTGTGACGGACATTATTTATATGTACTTATCGGTAACGAGCTACAGCGTTATAGGATTAGAGACGGAGCTTTTAAATTTAACATTCAACGAAACCAGTGGTTCAAGGAGGCACTGGCGGATAGGGATATATAG
- a CDS encoding alpha/beta hydrolase family protein, which yields MKNILQLVLLLVGYLVISAQKQQDTLSNWRAKFATLSDFVVQSKSSNWIGIRKLSKKNGDSVFLVNTKDHAQKVYRIMNSQITFLNDEGVLGRQGNKVVFLNLITGKLLNFENVIDFYVLEQQNSYGLLFNDHHLRFYDISGKQLLEISKVDNLAATDSKNTIYLSKQYDGKSEIIEITGSLHKVIYQTVNKIRKISLAETPTQLLITEATSDNEHDRLTFLETGYYSKKILRLDIPKNAVIKFSAIQDGNSYLISSRVAAEQHRDSLVEIWHGNDPYINEHFKMFSKRSFWIWHPKRNKLQKIPVPDNIEINSINNDRYFLTYAPRRGHNFITSEPELNAAQIYDLKLNSYTDIGDIKLVRKMGREWPQLLNHSVYVSSDGKWFLASHDGIKWSLYNSNGEKETVIEKTGLEQPVFSQKSDHIYFESPDDLWDFKIHHKKLKALEIGVGKMIKIKNYNLESDGYTALSFLSKDKFLAEIYDREENVISYHLLQRAKGYETISPTKNRIHKLIYDSAMTSFYTLEENFNLPPTLFSYKTKNQKTLLFDGDIKDNGAKKIKQEIYRYSAVGKNLSGILFYPSNFDPKKKYPMIVRIYDIQRHLSNSYLSPNRTFPEGLQFRTLLEQGYFVFLPDTTVGEKGPGLSALECVNNALDVVLKNPYIDQKKIGLCGQSYGGYKTDFIATKSNRFAAYISGAGISDIINNFYSYSTDWNKPLYFIYNTVYQMGTTPADDKERYLANNPILSVKNVNAPILLWAGKKDGNVPWTQAMEFYTGLRRYKKDVIALFYQNGGHSFINDTPEQRDLSEKVMDWWDYFLKGRNDIDWINKQMKKDAL from the coding sequence ATGAAAAATATACTGCAATTAGTTTTGTTACTTGTAGGATATCTCGTGATATCTGCGCAAAAACAGCAAGACACCTTATCCAATTGGAGAGCAAAATTTGCTACTCTGTCAGATTTTGTAGTTCAATCAAAAAGTTCGAACTGGATTGGAATCAGAAAATTAAGCAAAAAGAACGGAGACAGTGTTTTTCTCGTTAATACGAAAGACCATGCACAAAAAGTATATAGGATAATGAATTCACAGATTACATTCCTAAATGATGAAGGCGTATTGGGAAGACAGGGAAATAAAGTTGTATTTCTCAATCTTATTACGGGTAAGTTACTAAACTTTGAAAATGTAATTGACTTTTATGTCCTAGAACAACAAAATAGCTATGGATTGTTATTCAATGACCATCATCTCAGGTTCTATGATATTTCGGGAAAGCAGCTTCTTGAAATATCAAAAGTAGATAATCTTGCTGCCACCGATTCTAAAAACACAATATATTTAAGCAAACAATATGATGGTAAATCCGAAATAATAGAAATAACGGGTTCATTGCATAAGGTTATTTACCAAACGGTTAATAAAATAAGGAAAATATCACTGGCCGAAACCCCAACACAACTTCTAATAACAGAGGCAACATCGGATAATGAACACGATAGGTTAACATTTTTGGAAACCGGATACTACAGTAAGAAAATATTGAGACTAGATATACCAAAAAATGCAGTGATCAAGTTTTCTGCAATACAGGACGGCAATTCTTATCTGATCAGCTCACGCGTTGCTGCTGAACAACACAGGGATTCTCTTGTGGAAATATGGCATGGAAACGACCCCTACATAAACGAACATTTTAAAATGTTTTCTAAACGAAGTTTTTGGATCTGGCACCCTAAAAGAAATAAACTGCAGAAAATCCCTGTACCCGATAATATTGAAATTAATTCGATCAACAATGACCGCTATTTCTTGACCTATGCTCCACGAAGGGGACACAATTTCATTACCAGTGAACCGGAACTAAATGCCGCCCAGATTTACGACCTAAAATTAAATTCTTATACTGATATTGGAGATATTAAACTGGTACGGAAAATGGGAAGAGAATGGCCGCAACTACTTAACCATTCAGTCTACGTATCTTCTGACGGCAAATGGTTTTTAGCCAGCCACGATGGCATAAAATGGTCGTTATATAACTCAAATGGAGAAAAAGAAACCGTAATTGAAAAGACGGGGTTGGAACAGCCCGTGTTCTCACAGAAATCAGATCATATTTATTTTGAAAGCCCTGATGATCTGTGGGACTTTAAAATACATCATAAAAAATTAAAAGCGTTGGAGATCGGCGTGGGAAAAATGATAAAAATCAAAAATTATAACCTTGAAAGTGATGGTTATACGGCTCTTTCTTTTTTATCTAAAGACAAATTTTTAGCAGAAATATACGATAGGGAAGAAAACGTAATATCATATCACCTCTTACAAAGGGCGAAAGGTTACGAGACAATATCCCCGACAAAAAATAGAATTCATAAGCTGATTTATGATTCCGCAATGACATCCTTTTATACCTTGGAAGAGAATTTTAATCTTCCACCAACACTGTTTTCCTATAAAACCAAAAATCAGAAGACCTTGCTTTTTGATGGTGATATTAAAGACAATGGAGCAAAAAAAATAAAGCAGGAGATTTATAGGTATTCTGCCGTAGGAAAGAACCTAAGCGGTATCCTGTTTTATCCATCCAACTTTGACCCGAAAAAGAAATACCCGATGATAGTTCGCATTTACGATATCCAAAGACATCTTTCAAATTCTTATCTTTCACCAAACAGGACATTTCCTGAAGGCTTACAATTCAGGACATTATTGGAACAGGGATATTTTGTTTTTTTACCTGACACAACGGTGGGGGAAAAAGGCCCAGGTTTATCAGCACTGGAATGTGTTAACAATGCTTTGGATGTGGTGTTGAAAAATCCTTACATTGACCAAAAAAAGATAGGTCTATGTGGGCAGTCCTATGGCGGTTATAAAACGGATTTCATCGCCACTAAATCGAACCGTTTTGCCGCTTATATATCCGGTGCAGGTATAAGTGATATTATTAACAATTTTTATTCATATAGTACTGACTGGAATAAACCGCTATATTTCATATACAATACCGTATATCAGATGGGAACAACCCCAGCCGATGATAAGGAAAGATATCTGGCTAATAATCCTATCCTTAGTGTTAAAAACGTAAATGCTCCTATACTTTTATGGGCAGGTAAAAAGGACGGGAATGTTCCCTGGACACAAGCGATGGAATTCTATACAGGTCTTCGACGTTATAAAAAAGATGTAATTGCCTTGTTCTACCAAAACGGCGGACACTCTTTTATAAATGACACTCCCGAACAGAGAGATTTGAGTGAAAAAGTAATGGACTGGTGGGATTACTTCCTGAAAGGTAGAAATGATATCGATTGGATCAATAAACAAATGAAAAAGGATGCCCTATAG
- a CDS encoding RagB/SusD family nutrient uptake outer membrane protein has translation MKTIHFIILIIVSLAITSCEKMIEVNIPNDQIDKETVFKDVQTANAALAALYADAMKSSPIAGGDLETYLSAYTDELDNFTTVSSDSRDLFLNQQIDTNSIVYNVWATAYKHIYSANSIMEGVTASTGISASDKRYLSGEALFVRSIMLFYLSQLYGDIPYPESTDYMINNTINKTNFAQVLSNLEKDLLKVSSLLENDYRNSERIYPNRLAARLLLAKVYMAKQDWNKTENILKEIAQSGLYQIEPDITKVFQKTGKHIIWQLKPNNNLSLPQAGIYYFNNSAPSSYALTNALINSFSNDDLRKQKWIAPVVFNGVTYYRAEKYKNRGGNNLTEYSIIFRLEEVFLLLAEALTQQDKIVEALPYVNATRQRAQLNLLTSSITKSALLDEILIENKREFFTEVGHRFIDLKRMGKLNNLQTTKPNWKDIHKLWPIPQKEILLNDNLKPQNPGY, from the coding sequence ATGAAAACTATACATTTTATTATATTAATTATTGTGAGCCTTGCAATTACTTCATGCGAAAAAATGATCGAAGTAAATATCCCCAATGATCAAATTGATAAGGAAACTGTCTTTAAGGACGTGCAAACTGCCAATGCAGCATTAGCTGCCCTCTATGCTGATGCCATGAAAAGTTCACCAATAGCAGGTGGAGATCTCGAAACCTATCTAAGCGCTTATACTGATGAATTGGATAACTTCACCACCGTTTCCTCAGACAGCAGGGATCTTTTCCTTAACCAACAGATAGATACCAATAGTATTGTATATAATGTCTGGGCAACGGCTTATAAACATATTTATTCTGCCAATTCTATTATGGAAGGGGTTACTGCTTCAACAGGAATTTCTGCATCAGACAAAAGATATCTGAGTGGGGAGGCATTGTTTGTAAGATCAATCATGTTGTTTTATCTCAGCCAGCTTTACGGTGACATCCCATACCCCGAATCAACTGATTACATGATCAATAATACCATAAATAAAACAAATTTTGCGCAAGTACTTTCAAATCTCGAAAAAGATCTGCTAAAAGTATCGTCTCTACTTGAAAATGACTATAGAAATTCAGAGCGTATTTATCCGAACAGGTTAGCAGCAAGATTGCTCCTGGCAAAAGTTTATATGGCAAAACAGGATTGGAATAAGACAGAAAACATATTGAAGGAAATTGCACAAAGTGGACTATATCAAATAGAGCCTGACATTACCAAAGTCTTTCAGAAAACTGGCAAACATATCATTTGGCAACTTAAACCAAACAATAATCTATCATTACCACAAGCTGGAATTTATTATTTTAATAATTCGGCACCTTCAAGCTATGCCCTAACAAATGCGCTGATCAATTCATTTTCAAATGACGATTTACGTAAACAGAAATGGATTGCACCTGTAGTCTTCAATGGAGTAACATACTATCGAGCGGAGAAATATAAAAACCGTGGAGGCAACAACCTAACAGAATACTCCATTATATTCAGATTGGAAGAAGTGTTTTTACTATTGGCAGAGGCGTTGACACAACAGGACAAGATTGTAGAAGCATTGCCTTATGTAAATGCGACAAGACAGCGTGCACAGCTAAATCTCCTGACATCATCCATTACAAAAAGTGCCCTACTGGATGAAATTCTGATAGAAAATAAAAGAGAATTTTTTACTGAGGTGGGACACAGATTCATCGACTTAAAAAGAATGGGAAAGCTTAATAACCTTCAAACAACAAAGCCCAACTGGAAGGACATACATAAACTATGGCCAATTCCCCAAAAAGAAATTCTACTAAACGATAATCTTAAACCACAAAATCCTGGGTATTGA